A window of Helicobacter pylori genomic DNA:
CAATAACCCCATGCCTTTAGATCCCATGCATTTAGAAGAGCCAACGATGAGCGTGTATTTTGCTGTCAATGATTCGCCTTTAGCCGGTTTGGAAGGCAAGCATGTTACTGCCAATAAATTAAAAGACAGGCTCTTGAAAGAAATGCAAACCAATATCGCTATGAAATGCGAAGAAATGGGCGAAGGCAAGTTTAAAGTGAGCGGGCGTGGGGAATTGCAAATCACTATCTTAGCCGAAAATTTACGCCGTGAAGGGTTTGAATTTAGCATTTCACGCCCTGAAGTCATCATTAAAGAAGAAAATGGCGTTAAATGCGAGCCTTTTGAGCATTTAGTGATTGACACGCCTCAAGATTTTAGTGGGGCTATCATTGAGAGATTGGGCAAAAGAAAAGCCGAGATGAAAGCGATGAATCCCATGAGCGATGGCTATACAAGGTTGGAATTTGAAATTCCTGCAAGGGGGCTTATTGGTTATAGGAGCGAGTTTTTGACGGACACTAAAGGCGAAGGCGTGATGAATCATAGCTTTTTGGAATTCCGCCCTTTTAGCGGGAGCGTGGAATCGCGCAAAAATGGGGCTTTAATTAGCATGGAAAATGGCGAAGCGACCGCTTTTTCCCTTTTTAATATCCAAGAAAGAGGCGTGCTTTTTATCAACCCCCAAACTAAGGTTTATGTGGGCATGGTTATTGGCGAACACAGCCGGGATAATGATTTAGATGTCAATCCCATCAAATCCAAACATTTAACCAACATGAGAGCGAGCGGGAGCGATGATGCAATCAAACTCACCCCGCCTAGGACTATGGTGCTAGAAAGAGCGTTAGAATGGATTGAAGAAGATGAGATTTTAGAAGTTACGCCTTTGAATTTAAGGATTAGGAAAAAGATTTTAGACCCCAACATGAGGAAAAGGGCGAAAAAATAAATAGAATTTTTTGGAATGCATGCGGATTTATTCAACCAAAACGCTAGTAAAAAAGATGTTTTTTTGTACAATTTACGCTCTAGTAATGGGCGTTACAAACGCTACATAAAAGCCCCTTTAAGATATGGTGGGGGCAAGTCTTTAGCTGTAGGGTTAATAGTTGAATATATACCTAATAATGTGCGTAGGATCATTAGCCCTTTTATAGGTGGAGGAAGCGTAGAAATTGCATGCACAGCAGAATTAGGTTTAGAAGTATTAGGCTTTGATATTTTTGATATTTTAGTGAATTTTTATCAAGTGTTGCTCAAAGACAAACAAGTTCTTTATGATAATTTGCTCTCTTTAGAACCTACGCAAGAAACTTACAACACTATCAAACAAGAGTTAAAAGCCCATTATAAAAAAGAATGCGTTTTAGACCCTTTAATTTTGGCTAGAGATTATTACTTTAACTTTAATTTAAGCTATGGGCCGGGATTTTTAGGGTGGATGAGTAAAATTTATACTGATAAACAACGCTATCTAAACGCCCTTTTAAAGATTAAAGATTTTAACGCCCCTAGTTTAAAGGTAGAATGTTCTAGTTTTGAAGAAGTTTTGCTCGCTTATCCTAATGATTTTTTCTATCTTGACCCTCCTTATGTGTTAGAAAATTCTAAAATGTTTAAGGGGATTTATCCTATGCGTAATTTTCCTATCCACCACAATGGTTTTAAACATGAAGTATTAGCTCACATGTTAAAAAGGCATAAAGGACCATTTATTTTAAGCTATAATGACTGCGAATTCGTAAGGAATGCTTATAAGGATTTTAAAATTTTAGAGCCATCTTGGCAATACACTATGGGACAAGGCGAAACCAGAATGGGTAAAAATCGTTTAGAAAGAGGCGACAATAATCATGTTAAACAATCTCATGAATTATTGATTATCAAGGAGTAAAAATGCATATCAGTGAAGTCAAAACTGCCTTTAAAATCGCTGATGTAGAATATGTAAAAGACAGCACAAAGTTAAATTTCAACTATCTTAAAGATTTAAAAGATGAGAACAATCAATCTTTGCCTAAAAGTATTTTAACGCAAAATGTGGCTAGAGTGTATTTAATTGTAGTGGATGGTGAAATTAAAAAAATCGGTGGCTCTCAAGCGGATGGAGGGATTAAAAGCACGCTCAATATTTATAGAGATGGAGGAGTCAAAGGGAGACCTAGCATCAGAAGTTTTGGCGTGTGGTATTTTCTTTATCATACGATACTCACAGGGGCTAAAATAGAATTTTATATGATTTATCAGCCTAATTTTGAAACTCAAGTGAAAGGCTTGTTTGGTTTTCATGCAATCAAAGACGCGAGTATCAGCTATAAACTTTTAGAGCAAGCTTGCCTGACGGATTATAGAAACAGTAGTGATGACGCATTACCTGAATGGAATGTGCAAGAACAGGGCAAAGATTGGCCAAATGACATTAAAGATGAGCATGCCTATATCACTCAAGAAGCTCAAAATATAGAAAAAGTCGTCCATAGAAAAGCGATTGACAAACCTGGCGGAAACTTAAAAGATTAGGGCAATAGTTTTAACCTAATCTCCAATTAAGCTATTTTAAAAAATTAAATAAAGATTTCTATAATTGGAGAGATTATTCATGCGCTCTCTAGCTTTTAGAAAGAGCGTTGGAATGGATTGAAGAAGATGAGATTTTAGAAGTTACGCCTTTGAATTTAAGGATTAGGAAAAAGATTTTAGACCCCAACATGAGGAAAAGGGCGAAAAAATAGCCAACTTCAAACGCATTTTTGAAAAAAATATGATTGGGGGGTTAAGGCATCGCAAAATACCCCCTATTTTGTGGGTTTTGTGTAAAACGATAAAATGCGATGGCAAAATGCGATGATCGGATAGAGTTTTAAACTCATTTAAGTCATGCTTAACAATAAAAAAGATAAGATGAATCACTTTTTGAACGCTAATTAAAATTTCATTTACTGCTTATTATCTAAAAAATGCCGTTAAGATGTAAAGTAGCTGTATCAATTTTATCAACCTTAGTTTCAAAATGAAAAATTTAAAATAGGCGATAGCCTTAGTGAAAGGATAATTAATAAAACATTTAAGCAAAAAAGAGATAAAAACCTTAGGGTTATCTTCACTTGGTGGGACTTTGGAATTTTATGATTTTATTATCTTTGTATTTTTTACAAGTATCATTGCCAAACACTTTTTCCCGAACACGCTTAGCCCTATTTGGTCTGAAATTAACACTTATGGTATCTTTGCTGCAGGTTATCTAGCGCGCCCGCTTGGTGGCATAGTGATGGCCCACTTTGGGGATAGATTTGGTCGTAAAAACATGTTCATGCTCTCTATTTTATTGATGGTAATCCCAACCTTTATGCTAGCTTTGATGCCAACTTTTGATCATTTTGTAAGTTTTGGCATTAATAGTATGGGACTTGCCCCTGAAAACGCCCATTATCTTGGTTACATAGCCCCTATTTTTTTAGTGTTTGTTAGAGTTTGTCAAGGCGTTGCTGTGGGTGGCGAATTGCCTGGCGCTTGGGTTTTTGTCCAAGAACATGCTCCGCAAGGGCAAAAAAACACTTTTGTAGGGTTTTTAACGGCTTCTGTAGTTTCTGGGATTTTGCTTGGGAGTCTAGTTTATATCGGGATTTATATGGTTTTTGACAAGGCTGTTGTTGAAGATTGGGCTTGGAGGGTTGCTTTTGGGCTTGGAGGGATTTTTGGTATCATTTCTGTTTATTTGAGACGCTTTTTAGAAGAGACTCCTGTTTTTCAGCAAATGAAGCAAGATAATGCCTTGGTTAAATTCCCGCTTAAAGAGGTGTTTAAAGACTCTCTTTTTGGTATATTGGTATCCATGCTTATCACTTGGGTTTTAACTGCTTGTATTTTGATTTTTATCCTTTTTGTTCCCAATTTTACCCTTATGCATCCCAATTTTAATTTCACTCCTTTTGAAAAAACCTATTTTCAAATTTTAGGGCTTGTTAGTATTGTAAGTTCTATTATTTTAACAGGGTTTTTAGCCGATAAAATCAAACCACACAAAGTTTGTATGGTTTTTAGTGTGGCCTTTGGCTTTTTTGGTTTTTTATTCTTTAAAGAATTTTATTCTAATGCGCCAAGTTTAGTCAATACCATAGTTCTATACTTTTTGGCTTGCTTTTGCGCTGGTATTATGAATTTTTGTCCCATTTTTATGAGCGATGTGTTTAGCGCTAGAATCCGTTTTAGTGGGATTTCCTTTGCTTATAACATAGCCTATGCTATAACCGCTGGCTTTACCCCTCAACTTTCAAGCTGGCTAAACGCAAAAGCTATAGCAGCACCTGAAAGTTTGCAAAGTTATGGTTTGAGCTTTTATATTTTTGTGGTCGCTTTAATTGCCTTTATCACATCGCTTTTAATGGCGCCAATTTACAACCAATCTAGTAATACCCAACACGAAGTGTCGCCCATAGCATGAAAGAAGCGCAAACTTTTGAGCAATTCAATCAAAAATTAGCCGATTTTTATGCAGACCGTATTTATCCAAAATCTAAGTTTAAAATAGGTAACTTGTATAAAGTAGCAGATATTTTTTGTGGTGCTGGAGGGTTGAGCTATGGCTTTTCTATGCACCCTTATTTTGAATTGATATGGGCTAATGATATAGACAAGGACGCTATTTTAAGCTATCAAGCCAATCATAAAGAGACACAAACCATCTTATGCGATATTGCACAACTTGATTGCCATAATTTACCGCGCATTCCAATTGATATTCTACTAGGCGGACCGCCATGCCAGAGCTACTCCACGCTTGGCAAAAGAAAAATGGATGAAAAAGCGAATCTGTTTAAAGAATATTTGCGGCTCTTAGATTTAGTGAAACCAAAAATATTTGTTTTTGAAAATGTGGTGGGTTTGATGTCTATGCAAAAAGGGCAATTATTCAAACAAATTTGTAACGCTTTTAAAGAGAGAGGTTATATTTTAGAGCATGCCATTTTAAACGCCCTAGATTATGGTGTGCCTCAAATGAGAGAGCGAGTGATTTTAGTAGGTGCACTTAAAAGTTTTAAACAAAAATTCCACTTCCCTAAACCCACAAAAATGCATTTTTCTCTAAAAGACGCTTTAGGGGATTTACCACCCATTCAAAGCGGTGAAAATGGCGATGCTTTGGGTTATCTTAAAAATGCGGATAATGTTTTTTTAGAATTTGTGCGGAATTCTAAAGAATTAAGCGAGCATAGCAGTCCTAAAAACAATGAAAAACTGATAGAAATTATGCAAACGCTAAAAGACGGGCAGAGTAAAGACGATTTGCCAGAAAGTTTACGCCCCAAAAGCGGCTATATTAATACCTACGCTAAAATGTGGTGGGAAAAACCAGCCCCCACTATTACAAGAAATTTTTCTACCCCAAGCAGTTCTAGGTGTATCCATCCAAGAGACTCTAGAGCGTTAAGTATTAGAGAGGGGGCAAGATTGCAAAGCTTTCCTGATAATTATAAATTCTGTGGGAGTGCTAGCGCTAAAAGATTGCAAATCGGTAATGCCGTGCCGCCTTTATTGAGTGCAGCACTCGCTCATGCTGTCTTTGATTTTTTAAGGGGTAAAAATGTTTGATAATAACGATTTTAAAGGTTATAGAAATTGTTTGGGTTTTCATTCTCAAAAC
This region includes:
- the typA gene encoding translational GTPase TypA, producing MKNIRNIAVIAHVDHGKTTLVDGLLSQSGTFSEREKVDERVMDSNDLERERGITILSKNTAIYYKDTKINIIDTPGHADFGGEVERVLKMVDGVLLLVDAQEGVMPQTKFVVKKALSFGICPIVVVNKIDKPAAEPDRVVDEVFDLFVAMGASDKQLDFPVVYAAARDGYAMKSLDDEKKNLEPLFETILEHVPSPSGSVDEPLQMQIFTLDYDNYVGKIGIARVFNGSVKKNESVLLMKSDGSKENGRITKLIGFLGLARTEIENAYAGDIVAIAGFNAMDVGDSVVDPNNPMPLDPMHLEEPTMSVYFAVNDSPLAGLEGKHVTANKLKDRLLKEMQTNIAMKCEEMGEGKFKVSGRGELQITILAENLRREGFEFSISRPEVIIKEENGVKCEPFEHLVIDTPQDFSGAIIERLGKRKAEMKAMNPMSDGYTRLEFEIPARGLIGYRSEFLTDTKGEGVMNHSFLEFRPFSGSVESRKNGALISMENGEATAFSLFNIQERGVLFINPQTKVYVGMVIGEHSRDNDLDVNPIKSKHLTNMRASGSDDAIKLTPPRTMVLERALEWIEEDEILEVTPLNLRIRKKILDPNMRKRAKK
- a CDS encoding DNA adenine methylase codes for the protein MHADLFNQNASKKDVFLYNLRSSNGRYKRYIKAPLRYGGGKSLAVGLIVEYIPNNVRRIISPFIGGGSVEIACTAELGLEVLGFDIFDILVNFYQVLLKDKQVLYDNLLSLEPTQETYNTIKQELKAHYKKECVLDPLILARDYYFNFNLSYGPGFLGWMSKIYTDKQRYLNALLKIKDFNAPSLKVECSSFEEVLLAYPNDFFYLDPPYVLENSKMFKGIYPMRNFPIHHNGFKHEVLAHMLKRHKGPFILSYNDCEFVRNAYKDFKILEPSWQYTMGQGETRMGKNRLERGDNNHVKQSHELLIIKE
- a CDS encoding GIY-YIG nuclease family protein → MHISEVKTAFKIADVEYVKDSTKLNFNYLKDLKDENNQSLPKSILTQNVARVYLIVVDGEIKKIGGSQADGGIKSTLNIYRDGGVKGRPSIRSFGVWYFLYHTILTGAKIEFYMIYQPNFETQVKGLFGFHAIKDASISYKLLEQACLTDYRNSSDDALPEWNVQEQGKDWPNDIKDEHAYITQEAQNIEKVVHRKAIDKPGGNLKD
- a CDS encoding MFS transporter, whose product is MKHLSKKEIKTLGLSSLGGTLEFYDFIIFVFFTSIIAKHFFPNTLSPIWSEINTYGIFAAGYLARPLGGIVMAHFGDRFGRKNMFMLSILLMVIPTFMLALMPTFDHFVSFGINSMGLAPENAHYLGYIAPIFLVFVRVCQGVAVGGELPGAWVFVQEHAPQGQKNTFVGFLTASVVSGILLGSLVYIGIYMVFDKAVVEDWAWRVAFGLGGIFGIISVYLRRFLEETPVFQQMKQDNALVKFPLKEVFKDSLFGILVSMLITWVLTACILIFILFVPNFTLMHPNFNFTPFEKTYFQILGLVSIVSSIILTGFLADKIKPHKVCMVFSVAFGFFGFLFFKEFYSNAPSLVNTIVLYFLACFCAGIMNFCPIFMSDVFSARIRFSGISFAYNIAYAITAGFTPQLSSWLNAKAIAAPESLQSYGLSFYIFVVALIAFITSLLMAPIYNQSSNTQHEVSPIA
- a CDS encoding DNA cytosine methyltransferase, whose protein sequence is MYKVADIFCGAGGLSYGFSMHPYFELIWANDIDKDAILSYQANHKETQTILCDIAQLDCHNLPRIPIDILLGGPPCQSYSTLGKRKMDEKANLFKEYLRLLDLVKPKIFVFENVVGLMSMQKGQLFKQICNAFKERGYILEHAILNALDYGVPQMRERVILVGALKSFKQKFHFPKPTKMHFSLKDALGDLPPIQSGENGDALGYLKNADNVFLEFVRNSKELSEHSSPKNNEKLIEIMQTLKDGQSKDDLPESLRPKSGYINTYAKMWWEKPAPTITRNFSTPSSSRCIHPRDSRALSIREGARLQSFPDNYKFCGSASAKRLQIGNAVPPLLSAALAHAVFDFLRGKNV